Proteins found in one Promicromonospora sukumoe genomic segment:
- a CDS encoding ABC transporter ATP-binding protein has translation MAADLDYPMPPSPIGQNGPASMPLPAQAAQRPATGAIPMSVQAPPHTGQLATVGPRSGSTPVLWPTVAVQGLRMFYRTPSTDTSHGRRAKVKRAVLNVLGQEPKVTVRALTDISFVANSGEQIGLVGQNGSGKSTLLRIIAGLEKPTKGQVLAESTPVLIGVNAALVPDLPGEENVRLGCLAMGLSPAEAEAAIPDVIELAGLGKSIYLPMRTYSSGMAARLRFAIATAARPHILLIDEALATGDAAFKERSEARMTRLREQAGTVFLVSHAAQTIEESCTRAIWLHHGRLVLDGEAQDVAVRYRKWAWAFAKDKPEEAKRILEEAFAERRETQVRFDVPEPPRGRVRERHARPTGRDAKQARAAAERAAAIRAERSDL, from the coding sequence ATGGCCGCTGATCTCGACTACCCCATGCCACCGTCGCCGATCGGCCAGAACGGCCCCGCGTCGATGCCGCTGCCGGCCCAGGCGGCCCAGCGGCCGGCCACCGGCGCGATCCCGATGTCCGTGCAGGCCCCGCCGCACACCGGTCAGCTCGCCACCGTCGGGCCGAGGTCCGGGAGCACGCCGGTGCTGTGGCCCACGGTGGCCGTGCAGGGCCTGCGGATGTTCTACCGGACGCCGTCCACGGACACGAGCCACGGCCGCCGCGCCAAGGTGAAGCGCGCCGTGCTGAACGTCCTGGGCCAGGAGCCCAAGGTGACGGTGCGCGCGCTGACGGACATCTCGTTCGTCGCCAACTCCGGCGAGCAGATCGGCCTCGTGGGGCAGAACGGCTCGGGCAAGAGCACGCTGCTGCGGATCATCGCGGGGCTGGAGAAGCCCACCAAGGGCCAGGTGCTGGCCGAGAGCACGCCCGTGCTCATCGGCGTCAACGCCGCCCTGGTGCCCGACCTGCCGGGCGAGGAGAACGTGCGCCTCGGCTGCCTCGCGATGGGCCTGTCCCCCGCCGAGGCCGAGGCCGCGATCCCCGACGTCATCGAGCTGGCCGGCCTGGGCAAGTCGATCTACCTGCCCATGCGCACCTACTCCTCAGGCATGGCGGCGCGCCTGCGCTTCGCCATCGCGACGGCGGCGCGCCCGCACATCCTGCTCATCGACGAGGCCCTGGCCACCGGCGACGCCGCGTTCAAGGAGCGCAGCGAGGCCCGGATGACCCGGCTGCGCGAGCAGGCAGGCACGGTGTTCCTGGTGAGCCACGCCGCGCAGACCATCGAGGAGTCCTGCACCCGCGCCATCTGGCTGCACCACGGCCGGCTGGTGCTCGACGGCGAGGCGCAGGACGTCGCCGTCCGCTACCGCAAGTGGGCGTGGGCCTTCGCGAAGGACAAGCCCGAGGAGGCCAAGCGGATCCTCGAGGAGGCGTTCGCCGAGCGCCGCGAGACGCAGGTGCGGTTCGACGTGCCCGAGCCGCCCCGCGGCCGGGTGCGGGAACGGCACGCACGGCCGACCGGCCGCGACGCCAAGCAGGCCAGGGCCGCCGCGGAGCGCGCCGCGGCCATCCGTGCGGAAAGGAGCGACCTGTGA